TGCTACAGATATTTTTAGCTGCAAGTCCCTGCAGGGTGGGGCACCTATCTGAGGCAGGGTTTGGTGCCCCCTCCCCACTGACCCTACACCCCAGGCtgttgccgccgccgccgctgcctgtCATTTCAGGTGAGTAGAGAGCAGGCTGTTTCTCTCTCATTAGGGTTTAAGGGGACAGGTGGCTGATGTGATTTCATCAGGGTGGGGCTCATTCTGACTGAGGCTTTCATTGCTGGTAACATACTTGGCTCAAAGACTGGAAATCCTTAAATCATTTGTATAGTTTGGTGACCATGACCCGGGGACTTGGAGAGCATTtcactcttctccatcctccccacggagaaaaagaggaagaatggtCACTGCAGAGTGGATATAATATGGGGACAAAATATTGGGCACAATCCCAGCCGTGTGGCTGTTGAAGCGCTGAGTGCTTCAGCCGAGAGTATCGGGCCGTGTCCTTCCTCCAGGATGAAAGGAGAGACCCCTGTGAACAGCACTATGAGTATCGGCCAAGCACGCAAGATGGTGGAACAACttaagattgaggccagcctgtgccgGATAAAGGTGGGTGCGACCCTGGCTCCCACTAGTTCTCCAGGCCTCAGCTGTAGGTTTTCAAACCCCGGGGAAAAGATGCTTCTTTCCTTGACACCCTGAGGTCAGAGGCAGAAATTGGGCATTGTCAGCAAAGCTGTTCCCAAGGACTGTGGGGATGGGGAATGGACTGTCTCAAAGGGCACTAGAAACTAAGATAGCCTGTTTGGCGAAGAGAGCTGCAGTCCCTTTCAGATATTCTGGCTAACGTTTCCCCTCCTGGCTGTGCCCCAGGTGTCCAAAGCAGCAGCAGACCTGATGACTTACTGTGATGCCCACGCTTGTGAGGATCCCCTCATCACTCCTGTGCCCACTTCGGAAAACCCCTTCCGGGAGAAGAAGTTCTTCTGTGCCCTCCTCTGAactcatctccccccccccccgccccgagaCCCGCCCTTAGGTCGGAAATTGTAGCAGCCCCTTTCTACCCACACCTATCATGAGATTAGCTGGAGCACAAGCCCTCCTTACCCATGCCTACCCCATCTCCTCACCCTTTGAGGCCACTGCAAGCATCTTTTACTCCATCCAGAGGGACCCCGCTAAACTGCCAGAATCCTGCCTGATTCCCTCTGTGATCCGTTC
The sequence above is drawn from the Peromyscus leucopus breed LL Stock chromosome 1, UCI_PerLeu_2.1, whole genome shotgun sequence genome and encodes:
- the Gng3 gene encoding guanine nucleotide-binding protein G(I)/G(S)/G(O) subunit gamma-3: MKGETPVNSTMSIGQARKMVEQLKIEASLCRIKVSKAAADLMTYCDAHACEDPLITPVPTSENPFREKKFFCALL